In one window of Kitasatospora sp. MMS16-BH015 DNA:
- a CDS encoding lantibiotic dehydratase, with amino-acid sequence MSDVPTFACGEVALLRAAVRPARPLADPAASTPATEAHRPGAPDTPGSADLDRLRAALADPLLREAVAVSSPSLSRVLDQVEAGRTVKAKQLRRAARAVTRYRLRMSDRATPFGLMAGVATARFAETAGAPRATRRSDRATDPGTCTVRWGDHPRKVARPDQEWLTGLVAALEREPAVLRGLRVKANELCRRRGDRLVLPYLPVPGNEQRAACRELSIRYTAAIRTVLEAAAGSPTWSELNRAVTVAHPQVDTAAVDWLLGELVRSQVLLTDLLPSTEATDPIGHLITRLTGPDGAPTHPATAELLAIRAELTAYQLTAPGEGLPAWRALTARMQRLHPAERLVQVDLGLDVEVQLPPVLRAELERAAQVLWTVTAGRPGPAHLRQYHADFMERYGLGRAVPLLELLDPELGLGAPAGYRMPHSTRVLHPETVVDQRDELLLGLAQRAAAAGEREVLLDEELLARLAGTGTPPPSLDLLVQVRSDSPEALAAGEFTLVVNGVGAIAGAMAGRFAQVLGEPGRALGDTVRTLPTDNPRAIRAQLTFRTPRAHPSNVARTPLLLPHRIALAEYTDPDSGVLDLADLSVVADHERLSVHSRRLGREVVPTVPHMLATDIHAPNAARLLDELSRGGEGLWPRWRWGSAESLPFLPRIRYRRTVLSPARWRPEEPELRSSTASFEQWSARLDEWCRHWRIPQVVQSMTEDQQITIDLTDLHHRELLRQEWLGSGEVVLQELPETGSGWLGDPATPAGRVNELAFPLVRRSPGTATEPSVAPARGRTVYGPGSRWLYAKLYCSTVRQDEVLSRELPELLAALPPEVDRWFFLRYLDPAPHLRLRFHGDPAALNSRLLPALSAWAERLAATGVIERLVLDSYEPELERYGGPAAIAAAERAFAADSRSCLTQLRLLRERTLPVDPLVLVAANYVDMAAQFGDPSLLHRLYRATERHELSPAVREQARALIDPDGRWTGLAALPGGSELLTGWAERAAALADFRAHLDESWSDSDTALSALLHLHHNRLIGTDRTAEERSLALARRTVRAHQGRLAALASAGPSDPTTSAPVPTSTPAAVPTSVPVPTSAPIPVSASASASAPIPVSASAPVGASA; translated from the coding sequence ATGTCGGACGTGCCGACCTTCGCCTGTGGCGAGGTCGCCCTGCTGCGAGCCGCCGTCCGGCCGGCTCGCCCCCTGGCCGACCCCGCCGCCAGCACTCCCGCCACCGAGGCGCACCGGCCCGGTGCCCCCGACACTCCTGGCTCGGCTGACCTGGACCGGCTCCGCGCCGCCCTCGCCGACCCCCTCCTCCGGGAGGCCGTCGCCGTCTCCAGCCCCTCCCTCAGCCGAGTGCTCGACCAGGTGGAGGCCGGACGGACGGTGAAGGCCAAGCAACTGCGCCGGGCCGCCCGCGCCGTCACCCGGTACCGCCTGCGGATGTCCGACCGAGCCACCCCGTTCGGCCTGATGGCCGGGGTGGCCACTGCCCGTTTCGCCGAGACCGCCGGGGCTCCGAGGGCAACGCGACGGTCCGACCGTGCCACCGACCCGGGCACCTGCACCGTCCGCTGGGGCGACCACCCCCGCAAGGTGGCCCGGCCCGACCAGGAGTGGCTGACCGGTCTGGTCGCCGCGCTGGAGCGGGAGCCGGCCGTGCTGCGCGGCCTGCGGGTGAAGGCCAACGAGCTCTGCCGCCGCCGCGGCGACCGCCTGGTGCTGCCGTACCTGCCGGTGCCCGGCAACGAGCAGCGGGCGGCCTGCCGCGAGCTGTCCATCCGGTACACCGCGGCGATCCGCACCGTGCTGGAGGCCGCCGCCGGCTCACCGACCTGGTCCGAGCTGAACCGGGCCGTCACCGTGGCCCACCCGCAGGTGGACACCGCCGCCGTGGACTGGCTGCTCGGCGAACTGGTGCGCTCCCAGGTGCTGTTGACCGACCTGCTGCCGTCGACCGAGGCCACCGATCCGATCGGCCACCTGATCACCCGGCTGACCGGCCCCGACGGCGCTCCGACCCACCCGGCCACCGCCGAACTCCTGGCTATCCGAGCCGAGTTGACCGCCTACCAGCTCACCGCCCCGGGCGAGGGGCTGCCCGCCTGGCGCGCGCTCACCGCGCGGATGCAGCGGCTGCACCCGGCCGAGCGGCTGGTCCAGGTCGACCTCGGCCTGGACGTGGAGGTGCAGCTGCCGCCGGTGCTCCGCGCCGAGCTCGAGCGGGCCGCCCAGGTGCTCTGGACGGTCACGGCCGGCCGGCCCGGCCCGGCCCATCTGCGGCAGTACCACGCCGACTTCATGGAGCGCTACGGGCTCGGCCGGGCCGTCCCGCTGCTCGAACTGCTCGACCCGGAACTCGGCCTCGGCGCCCCGGCCGGCTACCGCATGCCGCACAGCACCCGGGTCCTGCACCCGGAGACGGTGGTCGACCAGCGGGACGAGCTGCTGCTCGGGCTGGCCCAGCGGGCCGCCGCCGCCGGCGAGCGCGAGGTGCTGCTGGACGAGGAGTTGCTGGCCCGGCTCGCCGGCACCGGCACCCCGCCGCCCTCGCTCGACCTGCTGGTGCAGGTGCGCTCGGACTCGCCCGAGGCGCTCGCCGCCGGTGAGTTCACCCTGGTGGTGAACGGGGTCGGCGCGATCGCCGGGGCGATGGCGGGCCGCTTCGCCCAGGTGCTCGGCGAGCCGGGCCGCGCGCTCGGCGACACCGTCCGCACCCTGCCGACCGACAACCCCCGTGCGATCCGCGCCCAGTTGACCTTCCGCACGCCGCGCGCCCACCCGTCCAACGTGGCCCGCACCCCGCTGCTGCTGCCGCACCGGATCGCGCTGGCCGAGTACACCGACCCGGATTCCGGCGTGCTCGACCTGGCCGACCTCTCGGTGGTGGCCGACCACGAGCGGCTCTCGGTGCACTCGCGCCGGCTGGGCCGCGAGGTGGTGCCGACCGTGCCACACATGCTCGCCACCGACATCCACGCGCCCAACGCCGCCCGGCTGCTCGACGAGCTCTCGCGCGGCGGCGAGGGCCTCTGGCCGCGCTGGCGCTGGGGCTCCGCCGAGTCGCTGCCCTTCCTGCCCCGGATCCGGTACCGCCGCACCGTGCTCAGCCCGGCCCGCTGGCGCCCGGAGGAGCCCGAACTGCGCAGCTCCACCGCGAGTTTCGAGCAGTGGTCGGCCCGGCTCGACGAGTGGTGCCGCCACTGGCGGATCCCCCAGGTGGTGCAGAGCATGACCGAGGACCAGCAGATCACCATCGATCTGACGGACCTCCACCACCGTGAGCTGCTCCGACAGGAGTGGCTCGGCAGCGGCGAGGTCGTCCTCCAGGAGCTGCCCGAGACCGGCTCCGGCTGGCTCGGCGATCCGGCCACCCCGGCCGGCCGGGTCAACGAGCTGGCCTTCCCGCTGGTCCGCCGCTCCCCCGGCACGGCCACCGAGCCCTCCGTCGCCCCCGCCCGGGGCCGCACGGTGTACGGCCCGGGCTCGCGTTGGCTGTACGCCAAGCTGTACTGCTCCACCGTCCGCCAGGACGAGGTGCTGAGCCGGGAACTGCCCGAACTCCTCGCCGCCCTCCCGCCGGAGGTGGACCGCTGGTTCTTCCTCCGCTACCTCGACCCGGCCCCGCACCTGCGGCTGCGCTTCCACGGCGACCCGGCCGCGCTCAACTCCCGCCTGCTGCCAGCCCTCTCCGCCTGGGCCGAGCGGCTGGCCGCCACCGGCGTGATCGAACGCCTCGTCCTGGACAGCTACGAGCCGGAGTTGGAGCGCTACGGCGGCCCGGCCGCCATCGCGGCGGCCGAACGGGCCTTCGCCGCCGACAGCCGCTCCTGTCTGACCCAGCTTCGCCTGCTGCGCGAACGCACCCTCCCGGTCGACCCGTTGGTCCTGGTCGCCGCCAACTACGTAGACATGGCGGCGCAGTTCGGCGACCCGAGCCTGCTGCACCGGCTGTACCGCGCCACCGAGCGGCACGAACTCTCCCCCGCCGTCCGCGAACAGGCCCGCGCCCTGATCGACCCGGACGGCCGGTGGACTGGGCTCGCCGCCCTCCCCGGCGGCAGCGAACTCCTCACCGGCTGGGCCGAACGGGCCGCTGCCCTGGCCGACTTCCGCGCCCACCTGGACGAGAGCTGGTCCGATTCGGACACCGCCCTCTCCGCCCTGCTCCACCTGCACCACAACCGTCTGATCGGCACCGACCGCACCGCCGAGGAGCGCTCCCTGGCCCTGGCCCGCCGCACCGTCCGCGCTCACCAGGGCCGCCTCGCCGCCCTGGCCTCCGCCGGCCCTTCAGATCCCACCACCTCCGCCCCTGTCCCCACTTCCACCCCTGCCGCTGTCCCCACCTCCGTCCCTGTCCCCACTTCCGCCCCCATCCCTGTCTCCGCCTCCGCCTCCGCCTCCGCACCCATTCCTGTCTCCGCCTCCGCTCCAGTGGGAGCCTCCGCATGA
- a CDS encoding lanthionine synthetase C family protein produces MTTLASLRERAATAVAATAERLADPDRVAAALASVGRHWAPYGLADGAPGLALLHAELARHPSPVPAPERPGAPVLVRANPYRAAAHAWLGAASRGAKTTGSGLYDTVPALFFALSAAATGPEDYAPARAHLHRQTVILADRLTDREHHRIEGRTGCTTLDSYDLVSGLAGLGALLLTQDHLDATPDPLHRLLSALVLLTEPVAGRPGWWVAQTPHDYGTVDPSLGHANLGLAHGIPGPLALLALAWQQGVRVPGQDTAIRRMAEWLLQQTRHDQAGPWWPTVLEEGIDPDRTPGRPSWCYGSPGIARALQLAGLALDVPGWRATAETAALAAVTRATDPGFEPLTDAGLCHGWGGLLHCTWRIAQDGHHGLLADQLPTLATRLLELVEPAGPFGFRPPRTRNGWTDDPAGFLTGAAGAALALHTFATDLAPDTTWDRALLLA; encoded by the coding sequence ATGACCACCCTCGCCTCGCTGCGCGAGCGGGCCGCCACCGCAGTGGCGGCCACCGCCGAACGCCTCGCCGATCCCGATCGGGTCGCCGCCGCCCTCGCCTCGGTAGGCCGTCACTGGGCGCCGTACGGCCTGGCCGACGGCGCCCCGGGGCTGGCCCTGCTGCACGCCGAACTCGCCCGGCACCCCTCGCCCGTCCCCGCGCCGGAGCGGCCCGGGGCACCCGTTCTGGTCCGCGCCAACCCCTACCGGGCGGCCGCCCACGCCTGGCTCGGCGCCGCATCGCGCGGGGCCAAGACCACCGGCAGCGGGCTCTACGACACCGTGCCCGCGCTGTTCTTCGCCCTCTCCGCCGCCGCCACCGGGCCCGAGGACTACGCCCCGGCCCGAGCCCACCTGCACCGGCAGACCGTCATCCTGGCCGACCGCCTGACCGACCGCGAGCACCACCGGATCGAGGGCCGCACCGGCTGCACCACCCTCGACTCCTACGACCTGGTCTCCGGCCTGGCCGGCCTGGGCGCCCTGCTGCTCACCCAGGACCACCTGGACGCCACCCCCGATCCGCTGCACCGCCTGCTCTCCGCCCTGGTACTGCTCACCGAGCCGGTGGCCGGCCGCCCCGGCTGGTGGGTCGCCCAGACCCCGCACGACTACGGCACCGTGGACCCGTCCCTCGGCCACGCCAACCTCGGCCTGGCGCACGGCATTCCGGGGCCCCTCGCCCTGCTCGCCCTGGCCTGGCAGCAGGGGGTCCGGGTGCCGGGCCAGGACACCGCGATCCGCCGGATGGCCGAGTGGCTGCTCCAGCAGACCCGCCACGACCAGGCCGGCCCCTGGTGGCCGACCGTGCTGGAGGAGGGCATCGACCCGGACCGCACCCCGGGCCGCCCCTCCTGGTGCTACGGCTCCCCCGGCATCGCCCGCGCCCTCCAACTCGCGGGCCTCGCCCTGGACGTACCGGGCTGGCGCGCCACCGCCGAGACCGCCGCACTGGCCGCCGTCACCCGCGCCACCGACCCGGGATTCGAGCCCCTCACCGACGCCGGCCTCTGCCACGGCTGGGGCGGCCTGCTGCACTGCACCTGGCGGATCGCCCAGGACGGACACCACGGGCTTCTGGCCGACCAGTTGCCCACCCTCGCCACCCGCCTGCTCGAACTCGTCGAACCGGCAGGCCCGTTCGGCTTCCGTCCACCCCGCACCCGGAACGGCTGGACGGACGACCCGGCCGGCTTCCTCACCGGCGCCGCCGGAGCCGCCCTCGCCCTGCACACCTTCGCCACCGACCTTGCCCCCGACACCACTTGGGACCGCGCCCTCCTCCTCGCCTGA
- a CDS encoding ABC transporter ATP-binding protein: MALAGGLSLAGGLVGLVQPVAARSVLDSLTAHRPAADSAAQLAGVMLAGVALNALGTYQLQLVAESVVRRSRSGLAARLLRLPVPEFDRQRSGDLISRVTSDTTLLRAATAQALVGSATSALLILGAVAAMLLLDPVLCAVTVGVLVLVALLSGFLMPRVLRAAKSAQTVVGELGALLDRAFGAFRTVKANGLEPELTAQTTNAAERAWAGGTRAAVWETVNEAISGLAVQLAFLAVLGLGASRVASGRLDVTALISFLLYLVYLSPLLTQLVAGISLLQRGLAAVERIAEVERLPIEPLAPRPTTPPSAAPSSFSSSSPARITFDQVEFRYPDRDQPVIAGLSLDLPAGGLTALVGPSGAGKSTLFALLERFYEPTAGRLTLDGRDLRHWPLTELRSAIGYVEQDTPVLAGTLRENLCLGAPAPVSDTELHRVLTLTRLDQLAATLPAGLDTQLGERGRALSGGQRQRVAIARALLRRPRLLLLDEPSSQLDAANEQALREAITEVSRHTTVLVIAHRLATATDADRIVVLEAGRIRSVGTHLDLLDQDDLYAALARTQLIAA; the protein is encoded by the coding sequence TTGGCTCTGGCCGGCGGCCTGAGCCTCGCCGGCGGCCTGGTCGGCCTGGTGCAGCCCGTCGCGGCCCGATCGGTGCTCGACTCACTGACCGCGCACCGGCCGGCGGCCGACTCCGCCGCGCAGTTGGCCGGGGTGATGCTGGCCGGGGTGGCGCTCAACGCGCTGGGCACGTACCAGTTGCAGCTGGTGGCCGAGAGCGTGGTGCGGCGTTCGCGCAGCGGCCTGGCGGCCCGGCTGCTGCGGCTGCCGGTACCGGAGTTCGACCGCCAGCGGTCCGGCGACCTGATCTCCCGGGTCACCTCCGACACCACCCTGCTGCGCGCCGCCACCGCACAGGCGCTGGTGGGATCGGCCACCTCGGCGCTGCTGATCCTCGGCGCGGTGGCCGCGATGCTGCTGCTCGACCCGGTGCTCTGCGCCGTGACGGTCGGTGTACTGGTCCTGGTCGCCCTGCTCTCCGGCTTCCTGATGCCCAGGGTCCTGCGTGCCGCCAAGTCGGCGCAGACCGTGGTGGGCGAGCTCGGCGCCCTGCTCGACCGCGCCTTCGGCGCCTTCCGTACGGTCAAGGCCAACGGCCTGGAACCGGAGTTGACGGCGCAGACCACCAACGCGGCCGAACGCGCCTGGGCCGGCGGCACCCGAGCGGCGGTCTGGGAGACGGTCAACGAGGCGATCTCGGGCCTGGCCGTCCAGCTCGCCTTCCTCGCCGTGCTCGGCCTTGGCGCCTCCCGAGTGGCGAGCGGCCGGCTCGACGTCACGGCCCTGATCAGCTTCCTGCTCTACCTGGTCTACCTGAGCCCGCTGCTCACCCAACTGGTGGCCGGCATCAGCCTGCTGCAGCGCGGCCTGGCCGCCGTCGAGCGGATCGCCGAGGTCGAGCGCCTCCCGATCGAGCCACTGGCCCCGCGCCCCACCACCCCACCGTCCGCCGCACCTTCTTCCTTCTCCTCTTCCTCCCCGGCCCGGATCACCTTCGACCAGGTCGAGTTCCGCTACCCGGACCGCGACCAGCCGGTCATCGCCGGGCTCTCCCTCGACCTGCCCGCCGGCGGCCTGACCGCCCTGGTCGGTCCGTCCGGCGCGGGCAAGAGCACGCTCTTCGCGCTCCTGGAACGGTTCTACGAGCCGACCGCCGGCCGCCTCACCCTGGACGGCCGCGACCTGCGGCACTGGCCGCTCACCGAACTCCGGTCCGCCATCGGTTACGTGGAGCAGGACACCCCGGTGCTCGCGGGCACCTTGCGGGAGAACCTCTGCCTCGGCGCCCCGGCCCCGGTCTCCGACACCGAGCTGCACCGGGTGCTCACCCTCACCCGCCTCGACCAGCTCGCGGCCACCCTGCCCGCCGGCCTGGACACCCAGCTCGGCGAACGCGGCCGGGCCCTCTCCGGCGGCCAGCGCCAACGGGTCGCCATCGCCCGCGCGCTGCTGCGCCGCCCCCGCCTCCTGCTGCTCGACGAGCCCAGCTCCCAGCTGGACGCGGCCAACGAGCAGGCCCTGCGCGAGGCGATCACCGAAGTCTCCCGGCACACCACCGTCCTGGTGATCGCCCACCGCCTGGCCACCGCCACCGACGCCGACCGGATCGTCGTCCTGGAGGCCGGCCGGATCCGCTCGGTCGGCACCCACCTCGACCTGCTCGACCAGGACGACCTCTACGCCGCCCTGGCCCGCACTCAACTCATCGCCGCCTGA
- a CDS encoding glyoxalase/bleomycin resistance/extradiol dioxygenase family protein: MKIPEHHRQTVIPHILVADAAEAIAFYTAAFGATELFRLPGPNGTIPHAELRIQGSTVMLGDTETPPTDPTTPPRVLLHVYVPDVDTLTAQATTAGGELVHPPTDMPYGARQSTVRDPFGHLWYLLTPTTHGTDAPHPAE; this comes from the coding sequence ATGAAGATCCCCGAGCACCACCGCCAGACGGTCATCCCGCACATCCTGGTCGCCGACGCCGCCGAGGCCATCGCCTTCTACACCGCGGCCTTCGGCGCCACCGAACTCTTCCGCCTCCCCGGCCCGAACGGCACCATCCCCCACGCCGAACTCCGCATCCAGGGCTCGACCGTGATGCTCGGCGACACCGAGACCCCGCCCACCGACCCCACCACCCCGCCCCGCGTCCTGCTCCACGTCTACGTCCCCGACGTGGACACCCTCACCGCCCAAGCCACCACCGCGGGAGGCGAGTTGGTCCACCCGCCCACCGACATGCCGTACGGCGCCCGCCAGTCGACCGTCCGCGACCCCTTCGGCCACCTCTGGTACCTGCTCACCCCCACCACCCACGGAACCGACGCCCCGCACCCCGCCGAATAA
- a CDS encoding GNAT family N-acetyltransferase: MNTSPVTPVTPVPSELPALVTRVSDSEWHAFADGALVGQADAVHRPDGRLFVSIDAWQSTVFDQLAEAVVAGLPRPIHAVADAEDTELLAAWQRAGFATVRRETEYHLPTDPQLTGLGSAPLPPGVTILPVGAAEEAPLRELDRAIRPEIEAGLGWRSMPVEVLPRPAGVTVVDPSKYAVAVRDGVYVGMLRLAPVPRRPRIGLLAVRADHQRQGIARALLSETLGALHRAGTATAYAEVDETNAPAAALCEQLGARRAGRTFELALH; encoded by the coding sequence ATGAACACTTCTCCCGTCACCCCTGTCACTCCCGTCCCGAGCGAGCTCCCGGCGCTCGTCACCCGCGTCTCCGACAGCGAGTGGCACGCCTTCGCCGACGGCGCCCTGGTCGGCCAGGCCGACGCCGTCCACCGCCCCGACGGCCGGCTCTTCGTGAGCATCGACGCCTGGCAGAGCACGGTCTTCGACCAGCTGGCCGAGGCGGTCGTGGCCGGCCTGCCGAGGCCGATCCACGCGGTGGCCGACGCCGAGGACACCGAGCTCCTCGCCGCCTGGCAGCGCGCCGGGTTCGCCACGGTGCGCCGCGAGACCGAGTACCACCTGCCCACCGACCCGCAGCTCACCGGCCTCGGCTCGGCCCCGCTCCCGCCCGGAGTGACGATCCTGCCGGTCGGGGCGGCCGAGGAGGCCCCGCTGCGGGAGCTCGACCGGGCGATCCGCCCCGAGATCGAGGCCGGTCTCGGCTGGCGCTCGATGCCGGTCGAGGTGCTGCCCCGCCCGGCCGGGGTCACCGTGGTCGACCCGAGCAAGTACGCCGTGGCCGTGCGCGACGGCGTGTACGTCGGCATGCTGCGGCTGGCGCCGGTCCCCCGTCGACCCCGGATCGGCCTGCTGGCCGTCCGGGCCGACCACCAGCGCCAGGGCATCGCCCGCGCCCTGCTCAGCGAGACCCTCGGCGCGCTCCACCGCGCCGGCACCGCCACGGCCTACGCCGAGGTCGACGAGACCAACGCCCCGGCCGCCGCCCTGTGCGAGCAGCTCGGCGCCCGCCGCGCGGGCCGCACCTTCGAACTCGCCCTCCACTGA
- the infA gene encoding translation initiation factor IF-1, with product MKTSKSGAIETEGTVVECLRSASFTVELENGHRVLTHVSGKIRKHHIKILPYDRVLVEISPYDLTRGRIVFRYR from the coding sequence ATGAAGACTTCGAAATCCGGTGCCATCGAGACGGAAGGCACCGTCGTCGAGTGCCTGCGCAGTGCCAGCTTCACCGTGGAGCTGGAGAACGGGCACCGCGTGCTCACCCACGTGAGCGGGAAGATCCGCAAGCACCACATCAAGATCCTGCCGTACGACCGGGTGCTGGTGGAGATCAGCCCGTACGACCTGACCCGCGGCCGGATCGTCTTCCGCTACCGGTAA
- a CDS encoding SGNH/GDSL hydrolase family protein — protein MDNETTAAGAEQFRPVFRSYVAVGDSFTEGMCDELLPDGHYRGWADRVAAALAAERPGEEFRYANLAVRGKLIGQIHREQIADAAAMGGELVTLAGGLNDVLRPGCDIEQVERLLGAAAETLLAGGAGEGTVVMFTSTDPTRRLAGSARLLPAILRMKGYVEGLAKQHPRLRVVDLFSAPCFDDRRLWDEDRLHLSPEGHRRVAAAVLEALGRPAGFDWRAPLPPAAPRGRAERIRADLHWLRLHLGPWLGRRLTGRSSGDGRPPKRAELLPYES, from the coding sequence ATGGACAACGAGACCACCGCCGCCGGTGCCGAGCAGTTCCGACCCGTCTTCCGTAGCTACGTCGCGGTGGGGGACTCCTTCACCGAGGGCATGTGCGACGAGCTGCTGCCGGACGGGCACTACCGGGGCTGGGCCGACCGGGTCGCCGCTGCGCTCGCGGCCGAGCGGCCGGGGGAGGAGTTCCGGTACGCCAACCTCGCCGTGCGGGGCAAGCTGATCGGGCAGATCCACCGCGAGCAGATCGCCGACGCTGCCGCGATGGGCGGCGAACTCGTCACGCTGGCCGGTGGGTTGAACGACGTGCTGCGGCCGGGGTGCGACATCGAGCAGGTGGAGCGGCTGCTCGGGGCCGCGGCCGAGACGCTGTTGGCGGGAGGTGCAGGCGAGGGGACGGTGGTGATGTTCACCAGCACCGACCCGACCCGGCGGCTCGCCGGGAGCGCTCGGCTGCTCCCGGCGATCCTGCGGATGAAGGGGTACGTGGAGGGCCTGGCCAAGCAGCACCCGCGGCTGCGGGTGGTCGACCTGTTCTCCGCGCCCTGCTTCGACGACCGCCGGCTCTGGGACGAGGACCGGCTGCACCTCTCCCCCGAGGGGCACCGCCGGGTGGCCGCCGCCGTGCTGGAGGCGCTCGGGCGGCCGGCCGGGTTCGACTGGCGCGCCCCGCTGCCGCCCGCCGCTCCGCGCGGCCGGGCCGAGCGGATCCGCGCCGACCTGCACTGGCTGCGGCTGCACCTCGGCCCGTGGCTGGGCCGCCGCCTCACCGGCCGCTCCTCCGGCGACGGGCGCCCGCCCAAGCGGGCCGAGCTGCTCCCGTACGAGAGCTGA
- a CDS encoding SRPBCC domain-containing protein, with product MLSDAITNQLVIEATPERVWSVLTDPAFLGSWFGDGEPATPVELDLRPGGPFLLPHHDHGQVSARFERTEPPHHLSWRWSRGPATQIPAEHNSTLVEFTLAPFAGRAGCTRLTVMETGFIRLAVPFDEADARRQATARSWPPKLAHLHRTCEAPPAITPH from the coding sequence ATGCTCTCCGACGCCATCACCAACCAGCTCGTGATCGAGGCCACCCCCGAGCGGGTCTGGTCGGTGCTCACCGATCCGGCGTTCCTCGGCAGCTGGTTCGGCGACGGCGAGCCGGCCACCCCGGTCGAACTGGACCTGCGCCCCGGTGGCCCGTTCCTGCTCCCGCACCACGACCACGGCCAGGTCTCCGCCCGGTTCGAACGGACCGAGCCACCGCACCACCTCTCCTGGCGCTGGTCCCGGGGCCCGGCCACCCAGATCCCCGCCGAGCACAACTCCACCCTCGTCGAGTTCACCCTCGCCCCGTTCGCCGGCCGCGCCGGCTGCACCCGCCTCACCGTGATGGAGACCGGTTTCATCCGCCTCGCGGTCCCCTTCGACGAAGCCGACGCCCGCCGCCAGGCCACCGCCCGCAGCTGGCCCCCGAAGCTCGCCCACCTCCACCGGACCTGCGAAGCCCCACCCGCCATCACCCCGCACTGA
- a CDS encoding GNAT family N-acetyltransferase, producing the protein MPDVTSLHHTAPAASSPADLPSSPQDLLHRIESYYDAVPRNGARLESFGPLSLFVRVGPGGPYYARPTLDWPTTATATDVAAVRARQRELGAPEAFEWVAETTPGLRAAVEESGLVVHEHPLMVHDPNAATPDLPDLAKGISLADGSKAMLRILGPLDAALASALAVPWTAFAEPGTAIGTAGPAELTAQVLARTADGTVTRMAQRIEAGHTVIAAALADGLALCSGQHQPVGHVTEIVGVGTLPSARRRGLAQAVTATLLADARTRGIPTVFLTASDEAVAHIYARLGFRRIATALIAEPA; encoded by the coding sequence ATGCCGGACGTGACCTCCCTCCACCACACCGCCCCCGCCGCCTCCTCCCCCGCCGATCTCCCCTCCTCCCCGCAGGACCTGCTTCACCGGATCGAGTCCTACTACGACGCGGTCCCGCGCAACGGCGCCCGCCTGGAGTCCTTCGGACCCCTCTCCCTCTTCGTCCGGGTCGGCCCCGGCGGGCCCTACTACGCGCGGCCGACGTTGGACTGGCCGACCACGGCCACCGCCACCGACGTCGCGGCGGTCCGGGCCCGGCAGCGGGAGCTGGGGGCGCCCGAGGCCTTCGAATGGGTCGCCGAGACCACGCCGGGGCTGCGCGCAGCGGTGGAGGAGTCCGGCCTGGTGGTCCACGAACACCCGCTGATGGTCCACGACCCGAACGCCGCCACCCCCGACCTGCCCGACCTCGCCAAGGGCATCTCCCTGGCGGACGGCAGCAAGGCGATGCTCCGGATACTCGGCCCGCTGGACGCGGCGCTGGCCAGCGCACTGGCCGTCCCGTGGACGGCCTTCGCCGAACCGGGCACCGCCATCGGCACCGCCGGCCCGGCCGAACTCACCGCCCAGGTCCTCGCCCGCACCGCCGACGGCACCGTCACCCGCATGGCCCAACGCATCGAGGCCGGCCACACCGTGATCGCCGCCGCCCTCGCCGACGGTCTGGCCCTCTGCAGCGGCCAGCATCAACCCGTCGGCCACGTCACCGAAATCGTCGGCGTCGGCACCCTCCCCTCCGCCCGCCGCCGCGGCCTCGCCCAGGCCGTCACCGCCACCCTCCTCGCCGACGCCCGCACCCGAGGCATCCCCACCGTCTTCCTCACTGCCAGCGACGAAGCCGTAGCCCACATCTACGCCCGCCTCGGCTTCCGCCGCATAGCCACCGCCCTCATCGCCGAACCCGCCTGA